The proteins below are encoded in one region of Pseudoduganella armeniaca:
- a CDS encoding GGDEF domain-containing protein, with the protein MSESGLGRTGLFVHPDAKRYEQFRSAFGETFARLNAAVDAGAAIERMTRGHVDLLVIDLAGCLLGDPALLTGLSMLIRTRNGAPVLVLCPYGNTAWLPELMAHGPLHYRISPVAGMELRSAVDSLLRPAGDMQANAQQQLLDKERELRELLTIQRSVQRAMAHGEDGAHLAAQLCAALCSFPGVRHTALLRQHPGGDLRLQAQESRNHLDLARLLGRQDKLLASPLRDAFPPLLAASAGELVLLDAPEKMGDPELALALHRRDVQMVLALPLRCEPGGPLLGALSLMFDRSLQFSREQFACIAGLAQFIGFGLAMSELKQQNDVLAGRLTQMATRDPLTGAINRRAGEALLESEIRRARRYGIALAVIAFDIDNFRSVNDVYGYPIGDQALRAVAATIQGRLRVSDTLARMRGEEFLVIATHTTALDARKLAEKLRATIAGTALPGCETVTISLGVAQVAPDEGAVTVIDRVDTALRRAKRGGRNRVELAD; encoded by the coding sequence ATGTCGGAATCCGGTCTTGGCCGTACAGGCCTGTTCGTGCATCCGGATGCCAAGCGCTATGAGCAGTTTCGTAGCGCGTTCGGCGAAACCTTCGCCCGCCTGAACGCGGCCGTCGACGCTGGCGCGGCCATCGAGCGCATGACGCGCGGTCACGTCGACCTGCTCGTCATCGACCTGGCGGGCTGCCTGTTGGGCGACCCGGCACTGCTGACGGGCTTGTCCATGCTGATTCGCACCCGCAACGGCGCGCCGGTGCTGGTGCTGTGCCCGTACGGGAACACCGCCTGGCTGCCCGAGCTGATGGCGCACGGGCCATTGCACTACCGCATCAGCCCGGTCGCGGGCATGGAGCTGCGCAGTGCCGTCGACAGCCTGCTGCGGCCGGCGGGCGACATGCAGGCCAACGCCCAGCAGCAGCTGCTCGACAAGGAGCGCGAGCTGCGCGAGCTGTTGACCATCCAGCGCAGCGTGCAGCGCGCCATGGCGCATGGCGAGGACGGCGCGCACCTGGCGGCCCAGCTGTGCGCCGCCTTGTGCAGCTTCCCCGGCGTGCGTCACACCGCGCTGCTGCGGCAGCACCCGGGCGGCGACCTGCGCCTGCAGGCGCAGGAGAGCCGCAACCACCTGGACCTGGCACGCCTGCTGGGGCGGCAGGACAAGCTGCTGGCATCGCCGCTGCGCGATGCGTTCCCGCCGCTGCTGGCCGCCAGCGCGGGCGAGCTGGTGCTGCTGGACGCGCCGGAAAAGATGGGCGACCCGGAGCTGGCCCTGGCGCTGCACCGGCGCGACGTGCAGATGGTGCTGGCGCTGCCGCTGCGCTGCGAACCGGGCGGCCCCTTGCTCGGTGCGCTCAGCCTGATGTTCGACCGCTCGCTGCAGTTCAGCCGCGAGCAGTTCGCCTGCATTGCCGGCCTGGCGCAATTCATCGGCTTCGGGCTGGCGATGAGCGAGCTGAAACAGCAGAACGATGTGCTGGCCGGACGCCTGACGCAGATGGCCACGCGCGATCCGCTCACGGGGGCGATCAACCGCCGCGCCGGCGAAGCGCTGCTGGAAAGCGAGATCCGGCGCGCGCGCCGCTATGGCATCGCGCTGGCCGTCATCGCCTTCGACATCGACAACTTCCGCTCGGTGAACGACGTGTACGGCTACCCGATCGGCGACCAGGCGCTGCGCGCGGTGGCGGCCACGATCCAGGGCCGCCTGCGCGTTTCCGACACGCTGGCGCGCATGCGCGGCGAGGAGTTCCTCGTCATCGCCACCCACACCACGGCGCTGGACGCGCGCAAGCTGGCCGAGAAGCTGCGTGCCACGATCGCCGGCACGGCGTTGCCGGGCTGCGAGACGGTCACGATCAGCCTGGGCGTGGCGCAGGTGGCGCCGGACGAAGGCGCGGTCACCGTCATCGACCGTGTCGACACGGCGCTGCGCCGGGCCAAGCGGGGCGGGCGCAACCGGGTCGAGCTGGCCGACTGA
- the ku gene encoding non-homologous end joining protein Ku: MARALWKGAISFGLVHIPVELHSAVKSNDLDLTMLDKRDFSPIGYKRYNKTTEKEVGWDNIIKGYEYQAGEYVVLSDEDLRQANVKATQTIDILAFVDAEDVPLTYYETPYYLAPGRGGDKVYALLRETLRRAGKIGIATVVIRTKQHLCALVAAEDGIIMNTLRYADEIRDTEGLNLPDKGTKATGIKEKELEMALSLVEGMSEDWAPEQYHDTYKDDVLALVEKKIKAKQTKTITMPSKDDEAAPSTNVIDLVALLKQSLGAKPGKGKAAAADEDEEEDEVEADEDTDDDEPPPKARRPAPRGSASVNARSGSRTGTASKSTATAKAKASPAKAEASKSVAKKAVAKPAAKKSTAKSASTSTRRRAA, from the coding sequence ATGGCACGTGCGCTATGGAAAGGCGCCATCAGCTTCGGCCTGGTGCACATACCGGTCGAGCTGCATTCGGCCGTCAAGAGCAATGACCTCGACCTGACGATGCTCGACAAGCGCGACTTCTCGCCCATCGGCTACAAGCGCTACAACAAGACGACGGAAAAGGAAGTCGGCTGGGACAACATCATCAAGGGCTATGAATACCAGGCCGGCGAATACGTGGTGCTGTCCGACGAGGACCTGCGCCAGGCCAACGTCAAGGCCACCCAGACCATCGACATCCTGGCCTTCGTCGATGCCGAGGACGTGCCGCTGACGTATTACGAAACGCCGTACTACCTGGCGCCGGGCCGCGGCGGCGACAAGGTCTACGCGCTGCTGCGCGAGACCCTGCGCCGCGCCGGCAAGATCGGCATCGCCACGGTGGTGATCCGCACCAAGCAGCACCTGTGCGCGCTGGTCGCGGCCGAAGACGGCATCATCATGAACACCCTGCGCTATGCCGACGAGATTCGCGACACGGAGGGCCTGAACCTGCCCGACAAGGGCACCAAGGCTACCGGCATCAAGGAGAAGGAACTGGAGATGGCGCTGTCGCTGGTGGAAGGCATGAGCGAGGACTGGGCGCCGGAGCAGTACCACGACACGTACAAGGATGACGTGCTCGCCCTGGTCGAGAAGAAGATCAAGGCCAAGCAGACCAAGACCATCACCATGCCGTCGAAGGACGACGAGGCGGCGCCGTCCACCAACGTGATCGACCTGGTGGCGCTGCTGAAGCAGTCGCTGGGCGCCAAGCCGGGCAAGGGCAAGGCGGCGGCGGCCGACGAGGATGAGGAAGAAGACGAGGTCGAAGCCGACGAGGACACGGACGACGACGAACCGCCGCCGAAGGCGCGCCGGCCGGCGCCGCGCGGCTCTGCCAGCGTGAACGCGCGCAGTGGCAGCCGTACCGGCACGGCCAGCAAGAGTACCGCGACCGCCAAGGCCAAGGCCAGCCCGGCCAAGGCGGAGGCTTCGAAGTCGGTGGCGAAGAAGGCGGTGGCGAAGCCGGCGGCGAAGAAGAGCACGGCCAAGTCCGCGAGCACGTCGACGCGGCGTCGCGCGGCTTGA
- a CDS encoding SDR family oxidoreductase — protein MSNSQNNTNVGNLQREIQQQQDQRDQQKQGGNEGGGQQEPQGVQTGTHDFPDGDLPSQHLAKPGIEVEMELKPQFMAPGYKGSGKLEGMSAIVTGGDSGIGRAVAVLYAREGADVALVYLADEQEDAVETKRCIEAEGRRCILIPGDVREPQFCQRAVEETVQAFGKVDILVNNAAFQEHADSLEDLTEERFDLTMKTNIYGYFHMAKAVLPHLKKGASIINTGSVTGLQGSSKLLDYSSTKGAIHAFTMSLASNLLEKGIRVNAVAPGPVWTPLNPADQTPDKIAKFGQSTDMKRPAQPEELSPAYVFLAAPSCASYITGIILPITGSVG, from the coding sequence ATGTCGAATTCGCAGAACAATACCAATGTGGGCAACCTGCAGCGCGAAATCCAGCAGCAGCAGGACCAGCGCGACCAGCAGAAACAGGGCGGCAATGAGGGCGGCGGCCAGCAGGAACCGCAGGGCGTGCAAACCGGTACGCACGACTTCCCCGACGGCGACCTGCCCAGCCAGCACCTGGCCAAGCCGGGCATCGAGGTCGAGATGGAATTGAAGCCGCAATTCATGGCGCCCGGCTACAAGGGCAGCGGCAAGCTGGAAGGCATGAGCGCCATCGTCACCGGCGGCGACTCCGGCATCGGCCGCGCCGTGGCCGTGCTGTACGCGCGCGAAGGCGCCGATGTCGCCCTGGTCTACCTGGCCGACGAGCAGGAGGACGCCGTCGAGACCAAGCGCTGCATCGAGGCCGAGGGCCGCCGCTGCATCCTGATCCCGGGCGACGTGCGCGAGCCGCAGTTCTGCCAGCGCGCCGTCGAGGAAACCGTCCAGGCGTTCGGCAAGGTCGACATCCTGGTCAACAACGCCGCCTTCCAGGAGCATGCCGATTCGCTCGAGGACCTGACCGAAGAGCGCTTCGACCTGACGATGAAGACCAATATCTACGGCTACTTCCACATGGCCAAGGCCGTGCTGCCGCACTTGAAGAAAGGTGCGTCGATCATCAACACCGGCTCCGTGACGGGCCTGCAGGGTTCGTCCAAGCTGCTGGACTACTCGTCCACCAAGGGCGCGATCCATGCCTTCACGATGTCGCTGGCCTCGAACCTGCTGGAGAAAGGCATCCGCGTCAACGCCGTCGCGCCGGGCCCCGTGTGGACGCCGCTGAATCCGGCCGACCAGACCCCGGACAAGATCGCCAAGTTCGGCCAGAGCACGGACATGAAGCGTCCGGCCCAGCCGGAAGAGCTGTCGCCGGCCTACGTGTTCCTGGCCGCGCCCAGCTGCGCCAGCTACATCACCGGCATCATCCTGCCCATCACGGGCAGCGTGGGCTGA